From a region of the Mycobacteriales bacterium genome:
- a CDS encoding helix-turn-helix domain-containing protein, with translation MADSAAAVRRGANWEARRRAIIDTSAGVFAQGGYHGTGIAELCEANELGKGALYHYIGSKEELLAAITDLVMDEVLAGVDRVAA, from the coding sequence GTGGCTGACAGCGCTGCAGCGGTACGCCGCGGCGCGAACTGGGAGGCCCGACGTCGCGCGATCATCGACACCTCCGCCGGCGTGTTCGCCCAAGGCGGCTATCACGGCACCGGCATCGCTGAGCTGTGCGAGGCCAACGAGCTCGGCAAGGGCGCGCTCTACCACTACATCGGGTCCAAGGAGGAGCTGCTCGCGGCGATCACCGACCTGGTGATGGACGAGGTCCTGGCCGGTGTCGATCGCGTGGCGGC
- a CDS encoding SDR family NAD(P)-dependent oxidoreductase → MRYDDRVAIVTGAGRGIGRSYAMLLAERGASVVVNDLGTSMAGTGADLAPAEAVVEEIRAAGGTAIADGNDVSSPSAAQALIDATVGAFGRVDILISNAGVIEWAGMPDIDDENFGRHLAVHLGGSFLTARAAWPHMAAQKYGRIVLTTSAGVFGLPRNTSYAAAKGGVIGLTRSLATAGTPLGIRVNAIAPAAATRMAGKAAALAAPRMGEDLVAPMAAYLAHEDCPATGEVYAAGAGRFARLVLTSTSGYVHEGPAPTIEDIAEHWAAINDDRDYVVPTDLMSWSASFLSHLPNGESPDPNHRG, encoded by the coding sequence ATGCGCTACGACGATCGCGTCGCCATTGTCACGGGGGCGGGGCGCGGCATCGGCCGTTCTTACGCGATGTTGCTCGCCGAACGAGGCGCCTCGGTCGTCGTCAACGACCTGGGGACTTCGATGGCCGGCACCGGCGCCGACCTGGCGCCCGCCGAGGCCGTGGTCGAGGAGATCCGCGCCGCCGGCGGCACCGCGATCGCCGACGGCAACGACGTGTCGTCCCCGTCGGCGGCACAGGCGCTCATCGACGCGACGGTCGGCGCGTTCGGTCGCGTGGACATCCTGATCAGCAACGCCGGCGTCATCGAGTGGGCCGGCATGCCGGACATCGACGACGAGAACTTCGGCAGACACCTTGCGGTCCATCTCGGCGGATCGTTCCTGACCGCCCGCGCAGCGTGGCCGCACATGGCGGCGCAGAAGTACGGACGGATCGTGCTGACCACGTCCGCCGGCGTCTTCGGGCTGCCGAGGAACACCTCCTACGCCGCGGCCAAAGGCGGCGTGATCGGCCTGACCCGCAGCCTCGCGACCGCCGGCACCCCGCTCGGCATCCGGGTCAACGCGATCGCCCCCGCCGCGGCCACCCGCATGGCCGGCAAGGCGGCCGCGCTCGCCGCGCCGCGCATGGGCGAGGACCTGGTCGCCCCGATGGCGGCCTACCTCGCCCATGAGGACTGCCCGGCCACCGGGGAGGTCTACGCCGCCGGCGCCGGCCGCTTCGCCCGGCTGGTCCTCACCTCCACCTCCGGCTACGTGCACGAGGGCCCGGCGCCGACCATCGAGGACATCGCCGAGCACTGGGCGGCGATCAACGACGACCGCGACTACGTCGTACCGACCGACCTGATGTCGTGGTCGGCGAGCTTCTTGTCGCACCTCCCGAACGGCGAGTCGCCCGATCCGAACCACCGTGGCTGA